The genomic window CCGACCATCCTCGCGGTGGAGACAGAACTCACGCTCAAAGAGGCGGAGAAGATGCTGGAGCAGCTCGCCTCCAAGGGCTATGCGAGCATGGAGATCACCGACTCGGGCCGTATCGAATACCACTTCCCCGAGTTCAAGGAGAGGGGGACCCTCCCCTCATGAAAAGGCGCTGTGGGGGTCCCACAGCGCCTCACCTCTTCTTCACTCCTATGGACTACTCCCGGTACTCCTTGATCACCACCACCCCGTTGTGCCCTCCAAAACCGAAGGTCTCCGAGATGGCGGCCCGTATCCTCCCCTTCTTCCCCTCGTTGGGCACATAGTCCAAGTCGCACTCCGGATCCGGCTCCTCCTGGTTGATGGTGGGAGGGAAGAACTGATCCACGATGGCCATGGTGGAGAGGATGGCCTCGATCGCCCCTGCGGCGCCGATACAGTGGCCCGTCATGGACTTGGTCGACGAGACCTTGAGCTTGTACGCATGATCGCCAAAGGCCTGCTTGATCGCCCTAGTCTCGATGGGATCGTTGAGCGGGGTCGAGGTCCCGTGGGCATTCACGTAGTCGATATCCTCCGGTGAGAGCCCGGCATCCCTGAGCGCCCGCTGGATGGCCCTCACCGCCCCCCTCCCCTCGGGATGCGGCGCCGTGAGGTGGTAGGCATCGCACGTCATGCCGTACCCTGCGAGCTCGGCATGGATCCGCGCACCGCGGGCCTTCGCGTGCTCCAGGCTCTCGAGGATGAGCACCCCGGCCCCCTCACCCATCACGAACCCGTCACGATGCTTGTCGAAGGGCCTCGAGGCCTTCTTCGGGCTATCATTGTACTTCGTACTGAGGGCCTGGATCACGATGAACCCTGCAATCCCGAGCGGCGTGATGGCCGCCTCGGTCCCCCCCACGATCACCACGTCCGCCTCGTCCTCACGGATGAGCCGGAGGCCCTCCCCTATGGCGTCGGTACCGGAGGAGCAGGCCGTGGTGATCGTGTAGCACGGCCCCTGGGCGTTGAAGTACATCGCGATATTCCCCGGGGCGATGTTCCCGATGATCTTGGGGATGGTGAGAGGCGCCACCCGTGAAGGCCCCTTCTCGAAGAGCGTACGGAACGAGTCCTCGAGTGTCTCGAACCCTCCGATCCCGTTCCCGATCACCACCCCGAGCCGTTCAGGATCCACCCCACCGTCAGCAAGCCCTGCGTCCCTCATCGCCTCGATGGCCGAAGCCACGGCGAACTGGGAGAAGGGATCCATCTTCCGCGCCTCTTTCCCTATCACCGCCCGGGCATCGAAGTCCTTCACCTCAGCGGCGATCCTACACGCGTACTCGGTCGTATCGAAGTGGGTGATCCTGTCGATCCCGCACTCGCCACGCTTCACCGCCTCCCACAACTGGGGCACCGAGTGTCCGAGGGACGTCACCGCCCCCATCCCGGTGATGACCACGCGTTTCTTCATCCGGTCCTCCTTCATGGTCTCACATCCCCATCCCGCCGTCCACGCCGATCACCTGGCCGGTCACATACGAGGCGAGATCTGAGGCGAGAAAGAGACAGATCTTCGCCACTTCCTCGGGCTGTCCCAGCCGTCCCATGGGGATACGGGAGAGAAGGGCATCCTTCACCTTGTCCGGGAGCTTCTGGGTCATGGGGGTATCGATGAACCCGGGTGCGATGGCGTTCACCCGCACGTTGCGGCTCGCCACCTCCTGGGCCAGACTCTTGGTGAGACCGAGGAGCCCCGCCTTGGAGGCGGAGTAGTTGCACTGTCCCGCATTTCCGTGCACACCCACGATGGAGGAGATGTTGATGATGGACCCCTCCCGCTGTCGGGCCATGGCATGGGCGATCCTGCGAGAGAAGAGGAACGCGCTCGTGAGGTTCACCCTGAGCACGCTCTCCCAGTCATCGATCGACATGCGGAAGATGAGCCCGTCCCTCGTGATGCCAGCGTTGTTCACCAACACATCGATCCCGCCGCTCTCGGTCAGGATCTCCCCCACCACCTTGTCCACCTGTTCCTCGTCGGCCACGTTGCACTGTCTGTAGGCCACCGTGGTCCCCCGTTCAGCGGCGAGGGACTGGAACTCCTCCATATGCTCGCTGGGATTGAGGTCCACGAACCACACCGATGCCCCCTCCTGGAGAAAGAGGCGCACGATCCGGGCCCCGATACCCCTGGAGCCTCCGGTCACGAGAGCCTTCTTGTCCTTCAAAAGCATACCACACTCCTTTATCCTGTGATTTTCTCTATCTGTTCACGGGTACCCGCCGGAAGGCAGGGCACCTCCGCCGAGAGGGCCTTCCAGAGGCCGCAGAGCACCGTGCCAGGTCCTACCTCGAGGGCCCGCTGCACCCCTTCCTCGAGAAGGGCCTGCTCTTCCTCTGTCCACCGCACGGGGCTCGTGATCTGTGCGACCGCCATCCGCTTCGCCTCCTCGCCCGAGGTGAGCGGCCGCGCCGTGACGTTAGAATACACCTTTTTCACGGGATCTGCAAACGAGTACCCGGCGAGGAAGTCGGCAAACTCCTCCTGGGCCTCCTTGAGAAGCGGAGAGTGAAACGGCCCCGACACTCTGAGCCGCACCGCCCGACGTGCCCCTGCGGCCTTGCAGACCTCCTCGGCCTTTGTGAGCCCCTCCTCGGTCCCCGAGAGCACCACCTGTACCGGACTGTTGTAGTTCGCGATGTACACATCGGGGATCCCCGCTCCCTCGAGCACCTCCTCCACCTTCCCCTGAGGGAGCCCCAGGATCGCGCTCATCCCGGTCTTTCCTCCCCGCTCATCCCAGGCCCGGGAGGCCCGCTCCATGCACTCCCCCCGCTTCACCACAATGGGAAACACCTGCTCCGGGGTGAGGATACCCGCCTCCACCAGGGCGGCATACTCCCCAAGGCTGAACCCCGCACACACCGAGGCCTCTATCCCCTTTTCCTTAAGATAGGCGGCCGCCGCCAGATTCACCAGCGTGACGGCGATCTGGGTGTTGTCGGTGCGCTTCAACTCCTCCTCCGAGCCCTCGAAGATGAGCCGGGTGAGGTCACGCCCCGTCACATCCTCCGCGAGGGCGAAGAGGTCTCTCACGTTCTGACTCGCCTCGTACAGATCCCTCCCCATACCGGAGTACTGGGCCCCCTGACCGGGGAAGAGAAAGGCATACGTCATGGCATCCTCCCTTGCATCCACCATACCGTATTTCGTTTTATCGGTCAACGGCCGAATATCGTCCGCCCGCCTTGCACTCTTTTTTCCGTATCTTTATACTTCGTTCAAGACCCCAGCAACAAGGAGTGTCTATGAATCATATCCTCGAACAGGGCCTCATCCTCATGGTCCTGGGTATGGGGGTGGTCTTCGCCTTCCTTTCACTCCTGGTGATCATCATGAACCTCTCGTCGAAGATCATCCTCAGGTTCTTCCCCGAGAAGGAGGAACCGGTGCCGCAACAGGCGGACGCGTCCGCCGAGATCGCCGCGGCCATCGCGGCCGTCACCTATCATACGCGACACTAATACTTTTCAAAGAAAGGACATGCCATGAAGAAACGAGTCCACTTCATGATCACCGCGTTCCGTGACGGGTTCCAGTCCGTGTACGGCGCGCGTGTGCTCACCAAAGACTTCCTCCCCGCCTTCGAGGCCGCGGTACAGGCCGGCCTCACCCACTTCGAGATAGGGGGAGGCGCTCGCTTCCAGTCCCTCTACTTCTACTGCAACGAGGACGCCTTCCAGATGATGAAGACCCTCCGCGAGGTCGCAGGCCCCGATGTGGACCTCCAGACCCTCGCGAGGGGCGTGAACGTGGTGGGGCTCGATTCCCAGCCGCGCGATGTCATCAAGCTCCACGCCAAGCTCTTCAAGAAGTACGGTGTGAGCACCATCCGGAACTTCGACGCCCTCAACGACGTGAACAACCTCATCGACTCCGGAAGAGCCATCGTCGAAGCGGGGCTGCGTCATGAGGTGGTAGTCACCATGATGGAACTTCCACCGGGATGCGAGGGCGCCCACACACCCGAGTTCTACATCGACACCCTCAGGCAGATCCTGGACGCAGGCATCCCCTTCGATTCCGTCTGTTTCAAGGACGCATCGGGCACCTCGGTGCCGAAGAAGGTCCATGAGACCATCAAGGGCGCGCGCAAACTCCTGGGTGACGACGTACACCTCGTGTTCCACTCCCACGAGACCGCAGGAGTGAGCATCGCCCAGTACATGGCGGCCCTCGAGGCGGGAGCCGACCAGATCGACCTCTCCCTCGCCCCGGTCTCCGGCGGCACCTGTCAGCCCGACGTGCTCACCATGTGGCACGCACTCCGGGGTACCGAGTTCGATCTGGGGATCGATCCCTACAAGATCATGGAGGTCGAAGAGGTCTTCAAGGAGTGCATGGCCGACTACTTCAAGCCGCCCGAGGCCCTCGCCGTGGAACCCCGGATTCCCTTCTCCCCCATGCCCGGGGGGGCCCTCACGGCCAACACCCAGATGCTCCGCGACAACGGCCTCATGGACAAGTATCCCGACATCATAAAGAACATGGAAGAGGTGGTCCGGAGGGGAGGGTTCGCCACCTCGGTGACACCGGTCTCCCAGTTCTACTTCCAGCAGGCCTTCAACAACACCCTCTTCGGGCCCTGGACGAAGATCGCCGAGGGCTACGGGAAGATGGTCCTCGGTTACTTCGGTAAGACCCCGGTACCGCCCGATCCGGAGATCGTGAAGATCGCCCAGGAACAGCTCGGCCTCGAACCCACCACCGAAAAGGTGGTCGACATCAACGACCGGGACCCCAACAAGGGGATCGAGGCCGCCAAGAAGATGCTCCAGGAGGCGGGGCTGCCCGTCACCGAGGAGAACATCTTCATCGCCGCCACGTGTAAGGACAAGGGGGTCATGTTCCTCAAGGGCGAGGCCAAGGTGAACGTGAGGAAGATCGACCGGAGCAAGGAAGGAAAAGAGGAGAAGACCGCCTCGGGAGCCAAGGTCTACGCCGTGACACTCGGGGGGAAGAGCTACAAGGTGAAGGTCGACGGTTCCACGGCCGTGGTCAACGGCAGGACCTACACCGTGGAGGTGAAGGAGGCGGAGGACGCTCCGGCCTCCTCCGGTGCTCCCTCGGGTGAGCGCGCTCAGGTCACCGCACCCCTCCCGGGCCTGGTGCTCCGGATCCCCGTGCAGGAGGGAGATCATGTGGAGGACGGTCAGGAGATCATCGTCCTGGAGGCCATGAAGATGGAGAACCCCATCTACGCCCCCAAAGCGGGCACCGTGGCCGCCATCCTGGTGAAACAGGGCGATCACGTCAAGGCCGGCGACGTCCTCGTAGAGATAGAGTAGGAGGCCGCCATGTCATTGTGGGATGGACTCAAAGAACTGTGGATGACCACCGGTCTCTACGGATTCCTCCAGCCGGGCGGCTGGGGGAACTTCCTCATGATCCTCGTGGGGCTCGTCCTCCTCTACCTCGCGATAAAGAAGGAGTTCGAACCCCTCCTCCTGGTGCCCATCGGGTTCGGCGCCATCCTGGCGAACATTCCATTCGCTGAGATCGCGGCCCACACCGAACTCCACGGAGTGATCGGTGAAGGGTTCATGCGCCTCGAAGAGGTGAAGACCGGGCTCATCGGCTTCTTCTACGACGCGGGTGTCACGAGCGGGGTCTTCCCCCTCATCATCTTCATGGGAGTGGGGGCCATGACCGACTTCGGACCGCTCCTCGCCAATCCCCGCACCCTGCTCTTGGGTGCCGCGGCCCAGTTCGGGATCTTCGGCGCCCTCTTCGGGGCCCTCGTACTCGGCAAGTACGTGCCGGGTATCAACTTCGACCTCTATGCCGCAGGCGCCATCGGCATCATCGGAGGCGCCGACGGGCCCACCTCCATCTACGTGGCTTCCCGGCTCAAGCCCGAACTCCTCGGAGCCGTGGCCGTGGCGGCCTACTCCTACATGGCCCTCGTGCCCATCATCCAGCCGCCCATCATGAAGCTCCTCACCACCAAGGAGGAGCGCCGCATCAAGATGGAGCAGCTCCGCCACGTCACCAAGACCGAGCGCATCGTGTTCCCGCTCGCCACGCTGGGCCTGTGCATCCTCCTCCTGCCCAGTGCCACCCCGCTCCTCGGGGCCCTCATGTTCGGCAACCTCGCACGTGAGTGCGGAGTGGTGAATCGGCTCTGGGACACCATGCAGAACGCCCTCATCAACATCGTCACCATCATGCTGGGCCTCGCCGTGGGGTCGAAGATGGAGGCCGACAAGTTCCTCAACCTTGAGACCCTGGGCGTGCTCGTCCTGGGTGCATTGGCCTTCTCGCTCGGCACCGCGGCCGGCGTGCTCCTAGGCAAGCTCATGAACGCCTTCTCAAAGAAGCACCCCGTCAACCCCCTCATCGGGGCTGCCGGGGTCTCCGCCGTACCCATGGCGGCCCGCGTGGCCAACAGGGTGGGCCAGCAGGAGAACCCGCACAACTTCCTCCTCATGCACGCCATGGGGCCGAACGTGGCAGGGGTGATAGGCTCCGCCGTGGCGGCCGGCGTGCTCCTCGCCGTCGTCCCGGTGATGGCTGGCGGCTGATCCCCGCAGGACACAGACCACACGAGAAGAGGCCCGCGTTGCGGGCCTCTTTCTTCAAGCGCCCTCGCTCACTCCCCGGAGCCCTGCCGTTCCCCGTGGGAAGCCTTTCCCGAGAGATGCGCCTCTATGAAAGAGGAAAGCTCGTGGAAGAAGAGAGGAGAGACGTCGATGAAGGCGAAACCCGCCCGTCTCACCACGTCGCCCTCGGGCTCGTGGCCCCAGACGAGGCGGGCGAAACAGTAGAGAGGCTCCTCCCGTCCCGGGAGGTGTATCTCGAGCCGCACCTTCCTCTTGCCGGTGAGGAGCTGATGGAACGCGTGTCTGTCGATGTGGATCACGTCCGCGAGCCCCACCCCGCCCAGGCTGACGTCCCGCGTCCGCACGTAGACGGGATGGTGCACAGCGGCGGGGTCGTCTTCCTTCCAGTGTGCGAGTTCGTATCCCACCTTCAACTCGAGAGACACCCTGGGGAATCTCCGGCGTTCTCTCCCATCGGCCACGCGCGCCTCCTCTGACATCCTCTTCCTACGTTCAAGTATACACCGAATACCACGGGAGTGCAAAAAAAGAGAGGACGTCGCCCGGCGACGTCCTCCTGCCTTCACATGAAGGGAATCAGCCCTGAGCGAGCTGCTCGGGCTTCACGACAGGACCGAACTTCTCCTTGAGGGCGAGAAGCCCCTTCTCCTGTTCGTCGTACACCTGGAAGAGTCTCTTGGGGATACCCTGATCCTTGCCGTACGCCTCCCGCTGGAGGTTGATCCGGGCCAGGATGTTGTCGATGTAGAGGGAGAAGTGCATCTCGTAGAGCTCGTAGGGGTATTCCTTGTCGATCTTCTCCTTGAAGAGCTTCTTGAGGTCCTCGTACTTCGGGATATACCCTATGGGCGTCTCGATGGCCTCCACGTCCCCGTTGGCGAAGAGCTCGAGCCAACCGAGCCATACCTTCACGTCACGCTTCTCACCGAGGAGGCCCTTACCCTTACCGCCCCTCGCCTCGTGGGTGAGGAAGTAGTTGAGTCCCGCGATGATCGGCCTTCCCTTCTCCGAGAACTTCTTGGAGTTGAAGAAGCGGAACTGGGCCTCCATGTAGTCACCGAGGGGCCCGGGGATGAACGGCTCGTTGGCCCACGGCTGTCTCCGCACGCCGGTCACGCCGATCTCGGTGGCCGTGGCGGCCGAGACGATGGACGCCCCGATCACCACTCCCTCGTCGGGCGTGCGGGCGACCCAGATGGGAGGCATGGTGTCGCTGTCACGGCCGGAGTAGGTGATCACCTTGACGGGAACCCCGGCGGGATCCTCGGCGAGTTTCGTGTTGTGGTTCTCGATGGCCTCACAGAGGAGGGTCACGCGGGCATTCGGGTGTGAAGGCGGAATGGGCTTCCCGTTCTCGTCGGTCTTCCCCTTCCACCACTCGCCCTGGAAGTTGCGGCCGCGCTCGGGAAGCTCCTCCCCGCACCCCGTCCAGAAGGGCTTCTTGTGCTCGTCGATGAGCACGTTCGACCAGATCACCTCAGCCCCCTCATGCCGAAGGACCTTCATGAGGTGCGGATCACCTTCCCAGTTCACGTCCTCGACGATGCCGAAGATTCCCTTCTCGGGGTTCACTGCGCGGAGCGTCCCGTCCTTCTCGATCCACATCTGGGCGAGGTCGTCCCCGATGAACTCGTCACCGGCCATGGCCGTGGTGGTCTTGCCGCATCCGGAGGGCGCGGCACCCGCGAAGTAGGTCACCCTGCCGCCAGGCCCCTTCACCCCGGTGATGAACATGTGCTCGGAGAGCTCCTCCTCGACCTTGTAGTAGGTGGAGTAGTCCACCGCGAACCGGTGGTTGCCTTTCTTGAGGAGCAGGGTGTTCCCCGCATACGTACAGAACGTGGAGAAGGTCGTGAACCAGCTCCTGTCCATGAAGATGCGCGCATTGGGAACGTCCTCAGGCCTGTTGGGTCCCTGCGAGTGGACATTGGTGAAGAAGATCCCCTTCCGCGCCACCTCTGCATCGAACTGCTCGTAGCAGTTCCTGTAGAGGAGCTCCGCCGAGTGGAAGACGTAGGACGAGCTCGAGATTTCGATGGCCGGAATGGCGGCCTGTGCCCCGACCGGGCCCCTGTCGAAGAACCCGATCATCATGGTCATCCCCTTCATGATACCCTTCATGTACTTCTGCACGTACTCGAGGGCCTCCTGTCGGGGGATGGAACGGGCGAGGGCGCTCGTCTTCTCACCCTCGTTCACGATGTAGAAGGTCTGCTTCACCAGACGTGCCTGGTCCTGGGGGAGATCGAAGTGCACCGTGTGCCTCGGGAGGGCCAGCGGCTCCTCCTCTCCCCACTCGAGCGACCACTTCCGGATGGTATCCACGTCCTCCGCGGACCCGGTGTCTATGAAGACATAGTCCGGCTCGCACATGGCGATCGCATTGGCGATCTTGAGGCGGGCTTCTTCGTTCTTTATCCTCTCGAGCTTCGCGAGGTTCTGGGCATCGAGGTTCTTCTTGAAGACCGCCTCCGCCTCGGAGAGGGTTTTCACCCCACCCACCTCGGAGAGGATATCGAGACCTTTCTTGAGCTCTAACATATACGACGACTCCTTCCCTGGGTTTTCGGCCGAAGGGCCTCACTAAATAAACTAAAATTATCCAAAAGAGTCAATATACATGCAAAAACAGGGGGGACGATGCATAAATATGCAATTCCAGAGGGCATGACATGAGGCCGCCAGATGCGTTATGCTAGGACACCCGATCGTGCCGACCATGGAGAGAGGAGCGGGATGCCGCTATGGTAAGAGACCTGTTTCGACAAGGACGAACCCTCTTCAGCTTCGAGTTCTTTCCCCCAAAAACATCCTCGGGATGGGAGAGCCTGTTCGCCACGGTGAGGGAGCTCGCCCTCCTCGAACCGGACTTCATGAGCGTGACCTACGGGGCGGGCGGCTCCAGCCGGGAGAAGACGC from Spirochaeta thermophila DSM 6192 includes these protein-coding regions:
- the fabF gene encoding beta-ketoacyl-ACP synthase II, whose translation is MKKRVVITGMGAVTSLGHSVPQLWEAVKRGECGIDRITHFDTTEYACRIAAEVKDFDARAVIGKEARKMDPFSQFAVASAIEAMRDAGLADGGVDPERLGVVIGNGIGGFETLEDSFRTLFEKGPSRVAPLTIPKIIGNIAPGNIAMYFNAQGPCYTITTACSSGTDAIGEGLRLIREDEADVVIVGGTEAAITPLGIAGFIVIQALSTKYNDSPKKASRPFDKHRDGFVMGEGAGVLILESLEHAKARGARIHAELAGYGMTCDAYHLTAPHPEGRGAVRAIQRALRDAGLSPEDIDYVNAHGTSTPLNDPIETRAIKQAFGDHAYKLKVSSTKSMTGHCIGAAGAIEAILSTMAIVDQFFPPTINQEEPDPECDLDYVPNEGKKGRIRAAISETFGFGGHNGVVVIKEYRE
- the fabG gene encoding 3-oxoacyl-[acyl-carrier-protein] reductase; its protein translation is MLLKDKKALVTGGSRGIGARIVRLFLQEGASVWFVDLNPSEHMEEFQSLAAERGTTVAYRQCNVADEEQVDKVVGEILTESGGIDVLVNNAGITRDGLIFRMSIDDWESVLRVNLTSAFLFSRRIAHAMARQREGSIINISSIVGVHGNAGQCNYSASKAGLLGLTKSLAQEVASRNVRVNAIAPGFIDTPMTQKLPDKVKDALLSRIPMGRLGQPEEVAKICLFLASDLASYVTGQVIGVDGGMGM
- the fabD gene encoding ACP S-malonyltransferase, which gives rise to MTYAFLFPGQGAQYSGMGRDLYEASQNVRDLFALAEDVTGRDLTRLIFEGSEEELKRTDNTQIAVTLVNLAAAAYLKEKGIEASVCAGFSLGEYAALVEAGILTPEQVFPIVVKRGECMERASRAWDERGGKTGMSAILGLPQGKVEEVLEGAGIPDVYIANYNSPVQVVLSGTEEGLTKAEEVCKAAGARRAVRLRVSGPFHSPLLKEAQEEFADFLAGYSFADPVKKVYSNVTARPLTSGEEAKRMAVAQITSPVRWTEEEQALLEEGVQRALEVGPGTVLCGLWKALSAEVPCLPAGTREQIEKITG
- a CDS encoding OadG family protein → MNHILEQGLILMVLGMGVVFAFLSLLVIIMNLSSKIILRFFPEKEEPVPQQADASAEIAAAIAAVTYHTRH
- a CDS encoding biotin/lipoyl-containing protein; this encodes MKKRVHFMITAFRDGFQSVYGARVLTKDFLPAFEAAVQAGLTHFEIGGGARFQSLYFYCNEDAFQMMKTLREVAGPDVDLQTLARGVNVVGLDSQPRDVIKLHAKLFKKYGVSTIRNFDALNDVNNLIDSGRAIVEAGLRHEVVVTMMELPPGCEGAHTPEFYIDTLRQILDAGIPFDSVCFKDASGTSVPKKVHETIKGARKLLGDDVHLVFHSHETAGVSIAQYMAALEAGADQIDLSLAPVSGGTCQPDVLTMWHALRGTEFDLGIDPYKIMEVEEVFKECMADYFKPPEALAVEPRIPFSPMPGGALTANTQMLRDNGLMDKYPDIIKNMEEVVRRGGFATSVTPVSQFYFQQAFNNTLFGPWTKIAEGYGKMVLGYFGKTPVPPDPEIVKIAQEQLGLEPTTEKVVDINDRDPNKGIEAAKKMLQEAGLPVTEENIFIAATCKDKGVMFLKGEAKVNVRKIDRSKEGKEEKTASGAKVYAVTLGGKSYKVKVDGSTAVVNGRTYTVEVKEAEDAPASSGAPSGERAQVTAPLPGLVLRIPVQEGDHVEDGQEIIVLEAMKMENPIYAPKAGTVAAILVKQGDHVKAGDVLVEIE
- a CDS encoding sodium ion-translocating decarboxylase subunit beta, encoding MSLWDGLKELWMTTGLYGFLQPGGWGNFLMILVGLVLLYLAIKKEFEPLLLVPIGFGAILANIPFAEIAAHTELHGVIGEGFMRLEEVKTGLIGFFYDAGVTSGVFPLIIFMGVGAMTDFGPLLANPRTLLLGAAAQFGIFGALFGALVLGKYVPGINFDLYAAGAIGIIGGADGPTSIYVASRLKPELLGAVAVAAYSYMALVPIIQPPIMKLLTTKEERRIKMEQLRHVTKTERIVFPLATLGLCILLLPSATPLLGALMFGNLARECGVVNRLWDTMQNALINIVTIMLGLAVGSKMEADKFLNLETLGVLVLGALAFSLGTAAGVLLGKLMNAFSKKHPVNPLIGAAGVSAVPMAARVANRVGQQENPHNFLLMHAMGPNVAGVIGSAVAAGVLLAVVPVMAGG
- a CDS encoding PilZ domain-containing protein; amino-acid sequence: MADGRERRRFPRVSLELKVGYELAHWKEDDPAAVHHPVYVRTRDVSLGGVGLADVIHIDRHAFHQLLTGKRKVRLEIHLPGREEPLYCFARLVWGHEPEGDVVRRAGFAFIDVSPLFFHELSSFIEAHLSGKASHGERQGSGE
- a CDS encoding phosphoenolpyruvate carboxykinase (GTP) produces the protein MLELKKGLDILSEVGGVKTLSEAEAVFKKNLDAQNLAKLERIKNEEARLKIANAIAMCEPDYVFIDTGSAEDVDTIRKWSLEWGEEEPLALPRHTVHFDLPQDQARLVKQTFYIVNEGEKTSALARSIPRQEALEYVQKYMKGIMKGMTMMIGFFDRGPVGAQAAIPAIEISSSSYVFHSAELLYRNCYEQFDAEVARKGIFFTNVHSQGPNRPEDVPNARIFMDRSWFTTFSTFCTYAGNTLLLKKGNHRFAVDYSTYYKVEEELSEHMFITGVKGPGGRVTYFAGAAPSGCGKTTTAMAGDEFIGDDLAQMWIEKDGTLRAVNPEKGIFGIVEDVNWEGDPHLMKVLRHEGAEVIWSNVLIDEHKKPFWTGCGEELPERGRNFQGEWWKGKTDENGKPIPPSHPNARVTLLCEAIENHNTKLAEDPAGVPVKVITYSGRDSDTMPPIWVARTPDEGVVIGASIVSAATATEIGVTGVRRQPWANEPFIPGPLGDYMEAQFRFFNSKKFSEKGRPIIAGLNYFLTHEARGGKGKGLLGEKRDVKVWLGWLELFANGDVEAIETPIGYIPKYEDLKKLFKEKIDKEYPYELYEMHFSLYIDNILARINLQREAYGKDQGIPKRLFQVYDEQEKGLLALKEKFGPVVKPEQLAQG